A DNA window from Zingiber officinale cultivar Zhangliang chromosome 3A, Zo_v1.1, whole genome shotgun sequence contains the following coding sequences:
- the LOC122051718 gene encoding receptor-like serine/threonine-protein kinase SD1-8 isoform X2 produces MRKVILIQITVFLPKSFELAMKTRIVQFGSFLFFFVTTLCCCSSASDTLTLSTPLLDADGATLISDGGRFALGFFSPVGSSNRYIGIWYHNINHNQTVVWVANRKHAITGRSGRLSLTADGGLIVTAGNSTAVWSSHSATILKNPVARLLDSGNFVVSNGSSVAWQSFDFPTDTSIPGMKIGWDQMTGRNYNLTAWTSESDPAPSGYTMSLDHSGDPQCVVTDGARLHWRGGPWNGNRFSGIEGMQRDLAIGIGFNFVTTPHQLFFSTYLIDTSIIDRLVISTSGTLQHYMWIQDRQIWTFLGFVPRDECDSVARCGPNGVCHPDGSTMCTCLPGFASRNNSVELDGCVRITALDCVNGTDGFVNQSSVKLPDTSTAMVDWSMVSLEECRVRCLKNCSCTGYAQANVSDSGSGCVLWWTNLLDIKYYDGGTGQDLFVRVAAADLPSTGAKPGHRSPMVAVIVAPALAIILLAFIVYWICWRKKKHDIYFDDDAQEEDLDLPIYDLYTIAEATNNFSESNKLGQGGYGPVYKGKLMDGQEIAVKRLSMTSTQGAHEFKNEVTVIAKLQHRNLVRLLGCCIEARERMLIYEFMPNGSLDALLFDKAKSGLLDWKTRYNIIVGIARGLLYLHHDSRLRIIHRDMKASNVLLDKDMNPKISDFGMAKTFRGDDAEANTMRIVGTYEI; encoded by the exons ATGAGAAAAGTTATCTTAATACAAATCACTGTTTTTCTGCCTAAATCATTTGAATTGGCCATGAAAACAAGGATTGTGCAGTTcggctccttcctcttcttcttcgttACAACTCTCTGTTGCTGCTCCAGTGCAAGCGACACGCTTACTCTCTCTACTCCTCTCCTTGACGCCGACGGAGCGACCTTGATCTCCGACGGCGGTAGATTCGCACTTGGATTTTTCAGCCCCGTTGGCTCCAGCAACCGCTACATCGGCATATGGTACCACAACATCAACCACAACCaaaccgtggtatgggttgccaACCGCAAACATGCTATCACTGGCCGGTCCGGCCGTCTCTCTCTAACCGCCGACGGAGGACTCATTGTCACCGCTGGAAACTCAACTGCTGTTTGGTCCTCCCACTCGGCGACAATTCTCAAGAACCCCGTCGCACGACTACTCGATTCCGGAAACTTCGTGGTCAGCAACGGCAGCTCTGTAGCGTGGCAGAGCTTCGATTTTCCGACGGACACGAGTATCCCGGGCATGAAGATAGGGTGGGACCAGATGACCGGGCGCAACTACAATCTGACGGCATGGACGAGCGAGAGCGACCCGGCGCCGAGTGGCTACACGATGAGCTTAGACCATAGCGGCGACCCGCAGTGCGTTGTTACGGACGGCGCGCGACTGCACTGGCGGGGCGGCCCGTGGAACGGCAACCGGTTCAGCGGCATCGAGGGCATGCAACGGGACCTTGCCAtcggcatcggcttcaacttcgTGACCACTCCCCACCAACTCTTCTTCTCCACGTACCTGATCGACACATCGATCATCGATAGGCTTGTGATCAGCACCTCCGGCACCTTGCAGCACTACATGTGGATCCAAGACCGGCAGATATGGACGTTCCTGGGATTCGTGCCGCGGGACGAGTGCGACAGCGTGGCCCGATGCGGCCCCAACGGCGTCTGCCATCCGGACGGGTCGACGATGTGCACGTGCCTCCCGGGCTTCGCCAGTCGGAATAACAGCGTAGAATTGGACGGCTGCGTCAGGATCACGGCGTTGGACTGCGTCAACGGAACGGATGGGTTCGTGAATCAGAGCAGCGTGAAGCTTCCTGACACGTCGACAGCGATGGTGGACTGGAGCATGGTGAGCCTGGAGGAGTGCAGAGTTCGATGCTTGAAGAACTGTTCCTGCACCGGCTACGCGCAGGCCAACGTCAGCGACAGTGGCAGTGGATGCGTGCTCTGGTGGACCAATCTACTGGATATCAAGTACTACGACGGCGGAACAGGGCAGGATCTCTTCGTCAGAGTAGCAGCAGCCGATCTCCCAA GCACAGGGGCAAAGCCTGGTCATCGGAGTCCTATGGTCGCCGTCATTGTGGCCCCTGCTTTGGCTATTATTCTACTGGCATTCATTGTTTATTGGATTTGCTGGAGGAAGAAGAAAC ATGACATTTATTTTGATGATGACGCTCAAGAAGAGGATTTGGACCTACCAATATACGATCTATACACCATTGCAGAAGCCACCAACAACTTCTCAGAAAGCAACAAGCTTGGGCAGGGAGGTTACGGACCAGTATACAAA GGTAAGCTTATGGATGGACAAGAGATAGCTGTGAAGAGGCTATCGATGACATCGACTCAGGGTGCCCATGAGTTCAAGAACGAAGTAACGGTGATTGCTAAGTTACAACATCGAAACCTTGTTCGACTTCTTGGATGTTGCATCGAAGCAAGGGAAAGGATGTTGATCTACGAGTTCATGCCTAATGGAAGCTTGGATGCCCTTCTATTTG ATAAGGCAAAAAGTGGATTGCTGGATTGGAAAACACGATACAACATCATAGTTGGGATCGCTCGAGGATTGTTGTATTTGCACCATGACTCTAGGCTAAGAATCATCCATCGAGATATGAAAGCTAGTAATGTTCTTCTTGACAAAGATATGAATCCCAAAATATCAGACTTTGGAATGGCTAAAACATTTAGAGGTGACGATGCAGAAGCTAATACAATGAGAATTGTTGGAACCTA TGAAATCTGA
- the LOC122051718 gene encoding G-type lectin S-receptor-like serine/threonine-protein kinase At4g27290 isoform X1, producing MRKVILIQITVFLPKSFELAMKTRIVQFGSFLFFFVTTLCCCSSASDTLTLSTPLLDADGATLISDGGRFALGFFSPVGSSNRYIGIWYHNINHNQTVVWVANRKHAITGRSGRLSLTADGGLIVTAGNSTAVWSSHSATILKNPVARLLDSGNFVVSNGSSVAWQSFDFPTDTSIPGMKIGWDQMTGRNYNLTAWTSESDPAPSGYTMSLDHSGDPQCVVTDGARLHWRGGPWNGNRFSGIEGMQRDLAIGIGFNFVTTPHQLFFSTYLIDTSIIDRLVISTSGTLQHYMWIQDRQIWTFLGFVPRDECDSVARCGPNGVCHPDGSTMCTCLPGFASRNNSVELDGCVRITALDCVNGTDGFVNQSSVKLPDTSTAMVDWSMVSLEECRVRCLKNCSCTGYAQANVSDSGSGCVLWWTNLLDIKYYDGGTGQDLFVRVAAADLPSTGAKPGHRSPMVAVIVAPALAIILLAFIVYWICWRKKKHDIYFDDDAQEEDLDLPIYDLYTIAEATNNFSESNKLGQGGYGPVYKGKLMDGQEIAVKRLSMTSTQGAHEFKNEVTVIAKLQHRNLVRLLGCCIEARERMLIYEFMPNGSLDALLFDKAKSGLLDWKTRYNIIVGIARGLLYLHHDSRLRIIHRDMKASNVLLDKDMNPKISDFGMAKTFRGDDAEANTMRIVGTYGYMSPEYAMNGTFSVKSDVFSFGILILEIISGRRNRGVHNSPFYMNLLDNAWNLWKDGEALKFVDESIVHLFVASEVLSCIKCGLLCAQERPIDRPTMNTVLKMLDTDVSLLSEPSPPRFVNLRGLWSLNPQQ from the exons ATGAGAAAAGTTATCTTAATACAAATCACTGTTTTTCTGCCTAAATCATTTGAATTGGCCATGAAAACAAGGATTGTGCAGTTcggctccttcctcttcttcttcgttACAACTCTCTGTTGCTGCTCCAGTGCAAGCGACACGCTTACTCTCTCTACTCCTCTCCTTGACGCCGACGGAGCGACCTTGATCTCCGACGGCGGTAGATTCGCACTTGGATTTTTCAGCCCCGTTGGCTCCAGCAACCGCTACATCGGCATATGGTACCACAACATCAACCACAACCaaaccgtggtatgggttgccaACCGCAAACATGCTATCACTGGCCGGTCCGGCCGTCTCTCTCTAACCGCCGACGGAGGACTCATTGTCACCGCTGGAAACTCAACTGCTGTTTGGTCCTCCCACTCGGCGACAATTCTCAAGAACCCCGTCGCACGACTACTCGATTCCGGAAACTTCGTGGTCAGCAACGGCAGCTCTGTAGCGTGGCAGAGCTTCGATTTTCCGACGGACACGAGTATCCCGGGCATGAAGATAGGGTGGGACCAGATGACCGGGCGCAACTACAATCTGACGGCATGGACGAGCGAGAGCGACCCGGCGCCGAGTGGCTACACGATGAGCTTAGACCATAGCGGCGACCCGCAGTGCGTTGTTACGGACGGCGCGCGACTGCACTGGCGGGGCGGCCCGTGGAACGGCAACCGGTTCAGCGGCATCGAGGGCATGCAACGGGACCTTGCCAtcggcatcggcttcaacttcgTGACCACTCCCCACCAACTCTTCTTCTCCACGTACCTGATCGACACATCGATCATCGATAGGCTTGTGATCAGCACCTCCGGCACCTTGCAGCACTACATGTGGATCCAAGACCGGCAGATATGGACGTTCCTGGGATTCGTGCCGCGGGACGAGTGCGACAGCGTGGCCCGATGCGGCCCCAACGGCGTCTGCCATCCGGACGGGTCGACGATGTGCACGTGCCTCCCGGGCTTCGCCAGTCGGAATAACAGCGTAGAATTGGACGGCTGCGTCAGGATCACGGCGTTGGACTGCGTCAACGGAACGGATGGGTTCGTGAATCAGAGCAGCGTGAAGCTTCCTGACACGTCGACAGCGATGGTGGACTGGAGCATGGTGAGCCTGGAGGAGTGCAGAGTTCGATGCTTGAAGAACTGTTCCTGCACCGGCTACGCGCAGGCCAACGTCAGCGACAGTGGCAGTGGATGCGTGCTCTGGTGGACCAATCTACTGGATATCAAGTACTACGACGGCGGAACAGGGCAGGATCTCTTCGTCAGAGTAGCAGCAGCCGATCTCCCAA GCACAGGGGCAAAGCCTGGTCATCGGAGTCCTATGGTCGCCGTCATTGTGGCCCCTGCTTTGGCTATTATTCTACTGGCATTCATTGTTTATTGGATTTGCTGGAGGAAGAAGAAAC ATGACATTTATTTTGATGATGACGCTCAAGAAGAGGATTTGGACCTACCAATATACGATCTATACACCATTGCAGAAGCCACCAACAACTTCTCAGAAAGCAACAAGCTTGGGCAGGGAGGTTACGGACCAGTATACAAA GGTAAGCTTATGGATGGACAAGAGATAGCTGTGAAGAGGCTATCGATGACATCGACTCAGGGTGCCCATGAGTTCAAGAACGAAGTAACGGTGATTGCTAAGTTACAACATCGAAACCTTGTTCGACTTCTTGGATGTTGCATCGAAGCAAGGGAAAGGATGTTGATCTACGAGTTCATGCCTAATGGAAGCTTGGATGCCCTTCTATTTG ATAAGGCAAAAAGTGGATTGCTGGATTGGAAAACACGATACAACATCATAGTTGGGATCGCTCGAGGATTGTTGTATTTGCACCATGACTCTAGGCTAAGAATCATCCATCGAGATATGAAAGCTAGTAATGTTCTTCTTGACAAAGATATGAATCCCAAAATATCAGACTTTGGAATGGCTAAAACATTTAGAGGTGACGATGCAGAAGCTAATACAATGAGAATTGTTGGAACCTA TGGATACATGTCACCGGAATATGCTATGAATGGAACGTTCTCAGTGAAATCTGATGTATTTAGTTTCGGTATATTGATACTTGAGATCATAAGCGGTAGAAGGAATAGAGGTGTTCATAACTCTCCATTCTACATGAATCTTCTTGACAAT GCATGGAACTTGTGGAAAGATGGTGAAGCATTGAAGTTTGTGGACGAATCAATTGTACATTTGTTTGTAGCAAGTGAGGTATTGAGTTGTATAAAATGTGGACTTTTATGTGCTCAAGAGCGGCCAATAGATAGACCAACAATGAATACAGTATTGAAAATGCTAGACACTGATGTTTCACTTTTGTCAGAACCAAGTCCGCCCAGATTTGTAAATTTAAGAGGTCTTTGGAGTTTGAATCCTCAGCAATAG